One genomic window of Halogeometricum sp. S3BR5-2 includes the following:
- a CDS encoding 50S ribosomal protein L14, producing the protein MEALKADVTKGLARGSLITCADNTGARQLKVISVKGYSGTKNRHPKAGIGDQVTVSVTKGTPEMRRQVLQAVIVRQRKSIRRPNGTRVKFEDNAAVIIDEMEEPRGTEIKGPIAREVAERFGSIASTATMIV; encoded by the coding sequence ATGGAGGCGCTGAAGGCCGACGTCACGAAGGGCCTCGCACGAGGCTCGCTCATCACCTGCGCCGACAACACCGGCGCGCGTCAGCTGAAAGTCATCAGCGTGAAGGGCTACTCAGGAACCAAGAACCGACACCCGAAGGCCGGTATCGGCGACCAGGTCACCGTCTCGGTGACCAAGGGGACGCCGGAGATGCGCCGTCAGGTGCTCCAGGCCGTCATCGTTCGCCAGCGGAAATCCATCCGCCGGCCGAACGGGACGCGCGTGAAGTTCGAGGACAACGCTGCCGTCATCATCGACGAGATGGAAGAGCCTCGCGGGACCGAGATCAAGGGTCCCATCGCGCGTGAGGTCGCCGAGCGCTTCGGGAGCATCGCCTCCACGGCGACGATGATAGTCTGA
- a CDS encoding RNA methyltransferase, whose product MTLSVLVPSSVVREAEDKREATRKLGYVARAATVFRADRLVVFPDREGENRWGGEFVETVLRYAATPPYLRKEVWGHRDELQYVGVLPPLLVSSTTGSESNGSGSLQQGIVTEVGPEGRVRVNCGLQHPVSLYAPSGTELEEGERVAIRISSREPVRARIVDEPVPGFSIARTDLEEAIGRSDAGVTIATSRHGEPLTLPRLAELSPRIERGATVAFGSPGRGLPDILGVDAEEVTVEPGDGPGFDLWLNTIPRQGSEVVRTEEAMFASLASLTLTE is encoded by the coding sequence ATGACACTGAGCGTACTCGTGCCGTCTTCCGTCGTCCGAGAAGCCGAGGACAAACGCGAGGCCACTCGCAAACTCGGTTACGTCGCCCGCGCGGCGACGGTGTTTCGGGCGGACCGGCTCGTCGTCTTCCCCGACCGGGAAGGCGAGAACCGGTGGGGAGGCGAGTTCGTCGAGACGGTGTTGCGATACGCCGCCACGCCCCCCTACCTCCGAAAGGAGGTGTGGGGGCACCGCGACGAACTGCAGTACGTCGGTGTCTTACCGCCCCTCCTCGTCTCGTCTACGACCGGCTCCGAATCGAACGGTTCGGGGTCGTTACAACAGGGAATCGTGACCGAGGTCGGACCTGAAGGTCGCGTTCGGGTCAATTGCGGACTGCAACACCCGGTCTCCCTCTACGCTCCGTCCGGTACGGAGCTAGAAGAGGGGGAACGCGTCGCCATCAGGATCTCTTCGCGAGAACCGGTCCGTGCGCGGATCGTGGACGAGCCCGTTCCGGGGTTCTCCATCGCCCGCACGGACCTCGAGGAAGCCATCGGCCGCTCCGACGCGGGCGTCACTATCGCGACGTCCCGGCACGGAGAGCCGCTGACGCTGCCGAGGCTGGCGGAACTCTCCCCGCGAATCGAGCGGGGAGCAACCGTCGCCTTCGGGTCGCCCGGCCGCGGGCTTCCGGACATCCTCGGCGTGGACGCCGAGGAGGTCACAGTCGAACCCGGGGACGGTCCGGGGTTCGACCTCTGGCTCAATACGATTCCGCGACAGGGCAGCGAGGTGGTGCGAACCGAGGAAGCGATGTTCGCCTCCCTCGCGTCCCTGACACTCACGGAGTGA
- a CDS encoding YrhK family protein gives MTTTMLTDALKTLFHDYEWVHLGLGLIGNVLFFVGSVFFLYEPLKRLGIYAFIVGSFLMLVGSVGQAVVRYESNDP, from the coding sequence GTGACGACGACAATGCTCACGGACGCGTTGAAAACGCTTTTTCACGACTACGAATGGGTCCACCTCGGCCTCGGGCTGATCGGAAACGTGCTGTTCTTCGTCGGGAGCGTGTTCTTCCTGTACGAACCGCTGAAGCGCCTCGGCATCTACGCCTTCATCGTCGGGTCGTTCCTGATGCTGGTCGGGTCGGTCGGACAGGCCGTGGTGAGGTACGAATCGAACGACCCCTGA
- a CDS encoding 30S ribosomal protein S4e, producing the protein MTKHQKRLSAPNSWPIERKEETFTVKADAGPHGKAGVPLLILLRDVLGYADSKKEARYALNQDTVLVNGDAVSDEARPIGMFDILAFTEREEYFRVFPDEGGRLALTPIDAESADSRLGKIAGKQSVKGGATQLTLHDGSNVRVEADDDPDQYHSKDSLVVDNETKEIVAHFPYEEGALVTAVDGTHAGEIGEVTEITVTPGSGNNSVTVETDEYTFETVEQYVVVIDENFTGDADDEETVETGGDDE; encoded by the coding sequence ATGACGAAGCACCAGAAGCGACTCTCGGCACCGAACTCGTGGCCGATAGAACGCAAAGAGGAGACGTTCACGGTCAAGGCCGACGCCGGTCCGCACGGGAAGGCGGGGGTTCCCCTGCTCATCCTGCTGCGGGACGTGCTCGGCTACGCGGACTCGAAGAAGGAGGCGCGCTACGCGCTCAACCAGGACACCGTGCTCGTCAACGGGGACGCCGTCTCCGACGAGGCCCGTCCCATCGGGATGTTCGACATCCTCGCGTTCACGGAGCGAGAAGAGTACTTCCGCGTCTTCCCCGACGAGGGCGGACGCCTCGCGCTCACGCCCATCGACGCCGAGTCGGCCGACAGCCGCCTCGGAAAGATCGCGGGCAAGCAGAGCGTCAAGGGCGGCGCCACGCAGCTCACGCTGCACGACGGATCGAACGTCCGCGTCGAGGCCGACGACGACCCGGACCAGTACCACTCGAAGGACTCGCTCGTCGTCGACAACGAGACGAAGGAGATCGTCGCGCACTTCCCGTACGAGGAGGGCGCGCTGGTCACCGCCGTCGACGGCACGCACGCCGGCGAGATCGGCGAGGTCACCGAGATCACCGTCACGCCCGGCAGCGGAAACAACTCCGTCACCGTCGAGACGGACGAGTACACGTTCGAGACGGTCGAACAGTACGTCGTCGTCATCGACGAGAACTTCACGGGCGACGCCGACGACGAGGAGACGGTCGAGACCGGAGGTGACGACGAATGA
- the rplX gene encoding 50S ribosomal protein L24, whose amino-acid sequence MTKQPRKQRNETQNAPLHERQKQVRATLSGDLRDEYGRRNVRVNAGDTVEVLRGDAAGTEAEVARVDLTDAVVYVEDVTVAKADGEEVPRPLDASNVRVVELDLEDERREERLQSDSDSEDNE is encoded by the coding sequence ATGACCAAACAACCACGCAAACAGCGAAACGAGACGCAGAACGCGCCGCTCCACGAGCGACAGAAGCAGGTCCGCGCGACGCTGTCCGGCGACCTGCGCGACGAGTACGGCCGCCGGAACGTGCGCGTCAACGCCGGCGACACGGTCGAAGTGCTCCGCGGCGACGCCGCGGGCACCGAGGCCGAAGTCGCCCGCGTCGACCTCACGGACGCGGTCGTCTACGTCGAGGACGTCACGGTCGCGAAGGCCGACGGCGAGGAAGTGCCTCGCCCCCTCGACGCCAGCAACGTCCGCGTCGTCGAACTCGACCTCGAGGACGAGCGTCGCGAGGAGCGTCTCCAATCTGACTCCGACTCGGAGGACAACGAATGA
- a CDS encoding 30S ribosomal protein S19, translated as MSSEYRTGRQGETFTYRGHTLEELQEMELDEVVELLPARVRRSINRGLTLQKEKLLEEVREADPEETANSPIRTHLRDMPILPVFVEKTFAVYNGQSFERVRVQPEMIGHYLGEFQLTRNSVEHGQAGIGATRSSKFVPLK; from the coding sequence ATGAGCTCGGAATACCGAACCGGCCGTCAGGGTGAGACGTTCACCTACCGCGGCCACACGCTCGAAGAGCTCCAGGAGATGGAGCTCGACGAGGTCGTCGAACTGCTCCCCGCACGCGTGCGGCGAAGCATCAACAGAGGGCTGACGCTCCAGAAGGAGAAGCTCCTCGAGGAGGTCCGCGAGGCGGACCCCGAGGAGACGGCCAACTCGCCCATCCGGACGCACCTCCGCGACATGCCCATCCTGCCGGTGTTCGTCGAGAAGACGTTCGCCGTCTACAACGGGCAGTCGTTCGAGCGCGTCCGCGTGCAACCCGAGATGATCGGACACTACCTCGGCGAGTTCCAGTTGACCCGAAACTCGGTCGAACACGGTCAGGCCGGCATCGGTGCGACCCGGTCCTCGAAGTTCGTCCCGCTCAAGTAA
- a CDS encoding 50S ribosomal protein L23 codes for MSVVRHPLVTEKAMNEMDFDNKLQFLVDLDAAKPEIVEELESRYEVSIEKVNTQVTPKGTKKATVRLSEDDDAQEVASRIGVF; via the coding sequence ATGAGCGTCGTTCGCCACCCGCTCGTCACCGAGAAGGCGATGAACGAGATGGACTTCGACAACAAGCTCCAGTTCCTCGTCGACCTCGACGCGGCGAAGCCCGAGATAGTCGAGGAGCTCGAATCGCGCTACGAGGTGTCCATCGAGAAGGTCAACACGCAGGTGACGCCGAAGGGCACCAAGAAGGCAACCGTCCGACTCTCCGAGGACGACGACGCGCAGGAAGTCGCGTCGCGAATTGGGGTGTTCTAA
- the rpmC gene encoding 50S ribosomal protein L29 yields the protein MAILYPEEIRDMTPAERDAELEELETELLNAKAVQAAGGAPENPGRVGELKRTIARIKTIQGEEGDFDDE from the coding sequence ATGGCAATCCTCTACCCCGAAGAGATTCGCGACATGACGCCCGCCGAGCGTGACGCAGAACTCGAGGAACTCGAGACGGAACTGCTCAACGCGAAGGCCGTGCAGGCCGCGGGCGGCGCGCCGGAGAACCCCGGTCGCGTCGGCGAACTGAAGCGGACCATCGCCCGAATCAAGACGATTCAGGGCGAAGAAGGCGACTTCGACGACGAATAA
- a CDS encoding 50S ribosomal protein L2 codes for MGRRIQGQRRGRGSPTFRAPSHRYKAELSHKNAQEETISGTIVDIEHDPARSAPVAAVEFDDDDQRLVLAPEGVAVGDTIQVGVSAEIKPGNTLPLAEIPEGVPVCNVERQVGDGGKFARASGTSAQLLTHDRRVAVVKLPSGEVKRLNPQCRATIGVVAGGGRTEKPFVKAGNKHHKMKARGIKWPRVRGVAMNAVDHPFGGGGRQHPGRPKSVSRNAPPGRKVGDIASKRTGRGGKGGN; via the coding sequence ATGGGACGACGAATTCAAGGCCAACGTCGCGGACGCGGCTCGCCCACCTTCCGGGCGCCGTCGCACCGCTACAAGGCCGAACTCTCGCACAAGAACGCACAGGAGGAGACGATCTCCGGCACCATCGTCGACATCGAACACGACCCGGCCCGCAGCGCGCCCGTCGCGGCCGTCGAGTTCGACGACGACGACCAGCGGCTCGTCCTCGCACCCGAGGGCGTCGCGGTCGGCGACACGATTCAGGTCGGCGTCTCCGCGGAGATCAAACCCGGGAACACGCTCCCGCTCGCCGAGATTCCGGAAGGAGTCCCGGTGTGCAACGTGGAGCGGCAGGTCGGCGACGGCGGCAAGTTCGCCCGCGCGTCGGGCACCAGCGCCCAACTGCTGACCCACGACCGGCGCGTCGCCGTCGTGAAGCTCCCGTCCGGCGAGGTCAAGCGCCTCAACCCGCAGTGCCGCGCCACCATCGGCGTGGTCGCCGGCGGCGGCCGGACGGAGAAGCCGTTCGTGAAGGCCGGGAACAAACACCACAAGATGAAGGCGCGAGGCATCAAGTGGCCGCGCGTGCGCGGCGTCGCCATGAACGCGGTGGACCACCCGTTCGGCGGCGGCGGCCGCCAGCACCCCGGCCGCCCGAAGTCCGTCTCGCGCAACGCGCCGCCGGGGCGCAAGGTCGGCGACATCGCCTCCAAGCGCACCGGCCGCGGCGGTAAGGGAGGCAACTGA
- a CDS encoding 30S ribosomal protein S14, whose translation MSESETEQTGEHATRRTGQENECRRCGRKQGLVGKYDINLCRQCFREVARDMGFKKYR comes from the coding sequence ATGAGCGAATCAGAGACCGAACAGACGGGCGAGCACGCGACACGGCGCACGGGGCAGGAGAACGAGTGCCGTCGCTGCGGCCGCAAACAGGGACTCGTCGGCAAGTACGACATCAACCTGTGCCGGCAGTGCTTCCGCGAGGTCGCCCGCGACATGGGATTCAAGAAGTACAGATAA
- a CDS encoding 30S ribosomal protein S3, producing MADEHQFIENGLQRSQIDEFFADELGRAGYGGMDVAKTPMGTQIVLKAEKPGMVIGKGGKNIRKVTKELETRFDLDDPQIDVQEVDEPDLNARIVADRLANALERGWYFRKAGHTTIDRIMDAGALGAEIVLAGKVTGARSRVEKFNRGYIKHNGEPAQSIVDEGQGVAVMKLGTIGVNVKIIPPGAKLPDDFEIEEDADPEAVEQTVESEGVEELLEDEPEEVPDVSEDDEEDVDVPDEDPTEVIDEEIVEEVVEESGDVASRSESAEPAPEEEPVGTGDVEDEDVSPEDDEADASEAELDEEVEAEAEDLVAEMEEADEDEEDEADSDSDSDSDSDDEETEE from the coding sequence ATGGCTGACGAACACCAGTTCATCGAGAACGGGCTCCAGCGCTCGCAGATCGACGAGTTCTTCGCGGACGAACTCGGTCGCGCGGGCTACGGCGGCATGGACGTCGCCAAGACGCCGATGGGCACGCAGATAGTGCTCAAGGCGGAGAAGCCCGGGATGGTCATCGGGAAAGGCGGGAAGAACATCCGCAAGGTGACCAAGGAGCTGGAGACGCGCTTCGACCTGGACGACCCGCAGATCGACGTGCAGGAGGTCGACGAACCCGACCTCAACGCGCGCATCGTCGCGGACCGTCTGGCGAACGCGCTGGAACGCGGCTGGTACTTCCGCAAAGCGGGCCACACGACCATCGACCGCATCATGGACGCCGGCGCCCTCGGCGCCGAAATCGTCCTCGCGGGGAAGGTCACGGGCGCCCGCTCGCGCGTGGAGAAGTTCAACCGCGGATACATCAAGCACAACGGCGAACCCGCCCAGTCCATCGTCGACGAGGGCCAGGGCGTCGCCGTGATGAAGCTCGGCACCATCGGCGTGAACGTCAAGATCATCCCGCCGGGAGCCAAGCTTCCCGACGACTTCGAGATCGAAGAGGACGCCGACCCCGAAGCGGTCGAGCAGACCGTCGAGTCCGAGGGCGTCGAGGAACTCCTCGAGGACGAACCCGAGGAGGTCCCGGACGTCTCCGAGGACGACGAGGAGGACGTCGACGTCCCCGACGAGGACCCCACGGAGGTCATCGACGAGGAGATCGTCGAAGAGGTCGTCGAGGAGTCCGGCGACGTGGCCTCGCGCTCCGAGAGCGCGGAGCCCGCTCCGGAAGAAGAGCCCGTCGGCACCGGCGACGTCGAGGACGAAGACGTCTCGCCCGAGGACGACGAGGCCGACGCCAGCGAGGCCGAACTCGACGAGGAGGTCGAGGCGGAAGCCGAGGACCTCGTCGCCGAGATGGAGGAGGCCGACGAGGACGAGGAGGACGAAGCCGATTCGGACTCGGACTCCGATTCCGACTCCGACGACGAAGAAACGGAGGAGTAA
- a CDS encoding 50S ribosomal protein L22: MGINYSVEADPDVTAKGMLRDRPISLKHSKAISREIKGMTVEDAEDYLDAVIEGERSVPFRQHNTGVGHRSDIDGWDAGRYPEKASKAFLELLQNVAANADEDGFDGRSMEIMHVAAHKVGERPGRKPRAFGSADPFNTTLCDVELIIEEVEE, from the coding sequence ATGGGAATCAACTACAGCGTCGAGGCCGACCCGGACGTCACCGCCAAGGGGATGCTCCGTGACCGGCCCATCAGCCTGAAGCACAGCAAGGCCATCTCGCGCGAGATAAAGGGCATGACCGTCGAGGACGCCGAAGACTACCTCGACGCCGTCATCGAGGGAGAGCGCTCGGTCCCGTTCCGCCAGCACAACACCGGCGTCGGACACCGCTCCGACATCGACGGCTGGGACGCGGGCCGCTACCCCGAGAAGGCGTCGAAGGCGTTCCTCGAACTCCTGCAGAACGTCGCGGCCAACGCCGACGAGGACGGCTTCGACGGCCGTTCGATGGAGATCATGCACGTCGCCGCGCACAAGGTCGGAGAACGACCCGGTCGTAAACCCCGCGCGTTCGGGAGTGCAGACCCATTCAACACCACACTCTGTGACGTCGAACTCATCATCGAGGAGGTCGAGGAGTAA
- a CDS encoding DUF7130 family rubredoxin-like protein yields MAARTRATQRTTDTSAHAPATAPLRLAVVDPDPTVRDADPTAGTPETSATTASRAALPRVTLPNRRLADGYFGESYLVWSCLDCGETGPLTALPTYCPDCSAGRESLAYRVED; encoded by the coding sequence ATGGCAGCACGAACACGCGCGACGCAACGAACGACCGACACCTCGGCGCACGCCCCCGCGACGGCCCCCCTCCGACTCGCCGTCGTCGACCCCGACCCGACCGTCCGGGACGCGGACCCGACCGCCGGGACCCCCGAGACCAGCGCTACGACCGCCTCGCGGGCCGCCCTTCCCCGCGTCACCCTCCCGAACCGACGCCTCGCGGACGGGTACTTCGGCGAGTCGTACCTCGTCTGGTCCTGCTTGGACTGCGGCGAGACGGGGCCGCTGACGGCGCTCCCGACGTACTGTCCCGACTGCTCGGCCGGCCGCGAGTCGCTCGCGTACCGGGTCGAAGACTGA
- a CDS encoding 50S ribosomal protein L5 — protein MSESEPENEGEFHEMREPKIEKVVVHMGVGEGGRELANAEDILEEITGQQSVQTLATRAATQFGARKGDPIGTKVTLRGDNAVEFLETALPLADISDRQFDETGNFSFGVEEHTEFPSQEYDPQIGIYGLDVTVNLVRPGYRVKKRDKASRSIPSAHRMSAEDAIPFLESNFDVDVEATEE, from the coding sequence ATGAGTGAGAGCGAACCCGAGAACGAGGGCGAGTTCCACGAGATGCGCGAGCCCAAAATCGAGAAGGTCGTCGTCCACATGGGCGTCGGCGAGGGCGGTCGCGAACTCGCGAACGCCGAGGACATCCTCGAAGAGATCACGGGCCAGCAGTCGGTCCAGACGCTCGCGACGCGCGCGGCCACGCAGTTCGGCGCGCGCAAGGGTGACCCCATTGGGACGAAGGTCACGCTCCGCGGCGACAACGCCGTCGAGTTCCTCGAGACGGCGCTGCCGCTTGCGGACATCTCGGACCGGCAGTTCGACGAGACCGGGAACTTCAGCTTCGGCGTCGAAGAGCACACCGAGTTCCCCTCTCAGGAGTACGACCCGCAGATCGGTATCTACGGGCTGGACGTGACGGTCAACCTCGTCCGCCCCGGCTACCGCGTGAAGAAGCGCGACAAGGCGTCGCGCAGCATCCCCTCGGCCCACCGCATGAGCGCCGAGGACGCCATCCCGTTCCTCGAATCGAACTTCGACGTGGACGTGGAGGCCACAGAAGAATGA
- a CDS encoding 50S ribosomal protein L3 — MPQPSRPRKGSMGYGPRTRAAKEVPRIKSWPDDDGSPALQGFAGYKAGMTQVMMVNDESNSPREGMEEAVPVTVVETPPMRAVALRAYEDTPYGTKPLTEVWASEFDENLDRALDLPSEDTFDDDADDLRSALEAGEVDDVRVITHTVPAGMKNIPKKKPDIMETRVGGGSLDERVDFALDLVGEGGEHAMSDVFRAGEYMDVAGVTKGKGTQGPVKRWGVQKRKGKHARQGWRRRIGNLGPWNPSRVRSTVPQLGQTGYHQRTELNKRLVDIGDGDEASVDGGYVGYGEVDGPHALVKGSLPGPDKRLLRFRPAIRPNDQPRLDPEVRFVSTASNQG, encoded by the coding sequence ATGCCACAACCAAGCAGACCACGTAAGGGTTCGATGGGTTACGGCCCGCGCACGCGTGCGGCCAAGGAGGTCCCACGCATCAAGTCGTGGCCCGACGACGACGGGTCACCGGCGCTGCAAGGGTTCGCCGGCTACAAGGCCGGAATGACCCAAGTGATGATGGTCAACGACGAGTCCAACTCCCCCCGCGAAGGGATGGAGGAGGCCGTCCCCGTGACCGTCGTCGAGACGCCGCCGATGCGCGCCGTCGCCCTTCGAGCCTACGAAGACACGCCGTACGGTACCAAGCCCCTGACCGAAGTGTGGGCGTCGGAGTTCGACGAGAACCTCGACCGAGCACTCGACCTCCCCTCGGAGGACACGTTCGACGACGACGCCGACGACCTGCGCTCCGCGCTCGAAGCGGGCGAGGTCGACGACGTCCGCGTCATCACCCACACCGTCCCGGCAGGGATGAAGAACATCCCCAAGAAGAAGCCCGACATCATGGAGACGCGCGTCGGCGGCGGTTCGCTCGACGAGCGCGTCGACTTCGCCCTCGACCTCGTCGGAGAGGGCGGCGAGCACGCGATGTCGGACGTCTTCCGCGCCGGCGAGTACATGGACGTCGCCGGCGTCACGAAGGGGAAAGGCACGCAGGGCCCCGTCAAGCGATGGGGCGTCCAGAAGCGGAAGGGCAAGCACGCCCGCCAGGGCTGGCGGCGCCGCATCGGTAACCTCGGCCCGTGGAACCCCTCCCGCGTCCGTTCGACCGTCCCGCAACTCGGTCAGACGGGCTACCACCAGCGGACCGAACTCAACAAGCGCCTCGTCGACATCGGCGACGGCGACGAGGCCTCGGTCGACGGCGGCTACGTCGGCTACGGCGAGGTCGACGGTCCGCACGCGCTCGTGAAGGGTTCCCTCCCGGGCCCCGACAAGCGCCTCCTGCGGTTCCGCCCGGCCATCCGGCCGAACGACCAACCGCGCCTCGACCCCGAGGTGCGCTTCGTCTCCACCGCATCGAACCAGGGATAA
- a CDS encoding ribonuclease P protein component 1 — translation MALTPETLTRHELNGLRVEVVDAANPDLVGIAGRVVVETMQTLHVDVDASGEASDSDDGETRVLQVPKQGATLQFEIPSRDDAPAPTSARERTDEAADAEKASGTASKLRSETAGRFEAGQSGRCQGVAYVTVDGARLLSRPALRTEKAGDTTWR, via the coding sequence ATGGCACTGACACCCGAGACCCTCACGCGACACGAACTCAACGGCCTCCGAGTGGAGGTCGTCGACGCCGCCAACCCCGACCTCGTCGGGATAGCCGGCCGTGTCGTCGTCGAGACGATGCAGACGCTCCACGTCGACGTCGACGCCTCCGGAGAGGCGTCCGACTCAGACGACGGGGAGACTCGGGTGCTGCAGGTGCCGAAGCAGGGCGCGACCCTGCAGTTCGAGATTCCGTCGCGGGACGACGCTCCCGCACCCACATCCGCACGCGAGCGCACAGATGAAGCCGCCGACGCCGAGAAGGCGTCGGGGACCGCGTCCAAACTTCGGTCGGAAACTGCCGGCAGATTCGAAGCCGGTCAGTCTGGTCGTTGCCAGGGCGTGGCCTACGTTACGGTGGATGGCGCACGTCTGCTCTCACGACCCGCCTTGCGAACAGAGAAGGCAGGTGACACAACATGGCGATAG
- a CDS encoding 30S ribosomal protein S17, with protein sequence MAIGLNVEEPEEACSDENCPFHGSLAVRGQTLEGTVASTDMDKTVVVEREYDVRVPKYDRYMKRRSRIPAHAPPCVDLAEGDTVRIAETRPLSKTKAHVVVETLGGEE encoded by the coding sequence ATGGCGATAGGACTGAACGTAGAAGAACCGGAGGAGGCCTGCTCCGACGAGAACTGTCCGTTCCACGGCTCCCTTGCCGTTCGCGGACAGACGCTCGAAGGAACGGTCGCCTCCACAGACATGGACAAAACCGTCGTTGTGGAACGCGAATACGACGTTCGCGTTCCCAAGTACGACCGCTACATGAAGCGGCGTAGTCGCATCCCGGCCCACGCACCCCCGTGCGTGGACCTCGCCGAGGGCGACACGGTTCGTATCGCAGAGACCCGACCGCTGTCGAAGACGAAGGCGCACGTCGTCGTCGAGACGCTCGGAGGTGAGGAGTGA
- the rpl4p gene encoding 50S ribosomal protein L4, with protein MQATIRDLNGDDAGTLDLPEVFETAYRPDLIKRAVLAAQANGKQAYGADPYAGMRTPAESLGSGRGMSHDPRENGRARRVPHAVSGRKAHPPKASKEQGKNINDKERKLAVRSALAATTDPELVAERGHRFEEGLELPLVVSDDFEDLVKTKEVVSLLEALGVYADVEHSDENKRVRAGQGKARGRKYTRPKSILFVTSSEPSKAARNLAGVDVATAANVSAEELAPGTHAGRLTVFTESAIEEVADR; from the coding sequence ATGCAGGCAACAATCCGAGACCTGAACGGCGACGACGCCGGCACGCTGGACCTCCCCGAGGTCTTCGAGACGGCCTACCGGCCGGACCTCATCAAGCGCGCCGTCCTCGCCGCGCAGGCAAACGGCAAGCAGGCGTACGGAGCAGACCCCTACGCGGGGATGCGCACCCCGGCCGAATCGCTGGGCAGCGGTCGCGGCATGTCTCACGACCCCCGTGAGAACGGCCGCGCTCGCCGCGTTCCCCACGCCGTCAGCGGTCGCAAGGCGCACCCGCCGAAGGCGTCGAAGGAACAGGGCAAGAACATCAACGACAAGGAGCGAAAGCTCGCGGTCCGCTCGGCGCTCGCCGCCACGACGGACCCCGAACTGGTCGCCGAACGCGGCCACCGCTTCGAGGAGGGCCTCGAACTGCCGCTCGTCGTCTCCGACGACTTCGAGGACCTGGTGAAGACCAAGGAGGTCGTCTCGCTGCTCGAAGCGCTCGGCGTCTACGCCGACGTCGAGCACTCCGACGAAAACAAGCGCGTCCGCGCCGGGCAGGGGAAGGCCCGCGGTCGCAAGTACACGCGACCCAAGTCCATCCTCTTCGTCACGAGCTCGGAGCCGTCGAAGGCGGCTCGCAACCTCGCCGGCGTCGACGTCGCCACCGCGGCGAACGTCAGCGCCGAGGAACTGGCGCCCGGCACGCACGCCGGCCGCCTCACGGTGTTCACCGAGAGCGCCATCGAGGAGGTGGCCGACCGATGA
- a CDS encoding 30S ribosomal protein S8, protein MAGNDPLSNALAGVNNAESVGHLSHEIQPASNVIGSVLEVFYDRGYVDGFEFVDDGKAGTFEVELNGAINECGVVKPRYSAGADEFEKWEKRYLPARDYGTLIVTTSHGVMSHYDAREQGIGGQVIAYVY, encoded by the coding sequence ATGGCAGGAAACGACCCCCTCTCCAACGCTCTCGCCGGCGTGAACAACGCCGAGAGCGTCGGGCATCTGTCGCACGAGATACAGCCCGCCTCCAACGTCATCGGCTCCGTCCTCGAGGTCTTCTACGACCGCGGGTACGTCGACGGCTTCGAGTTCGTCGACGACGGCAAGGCCGGAACGTTCGAGGTCGAACTGAACGGCGCTATCAACGAATGTGGTGTCGTCAAGCCCCGCTACTCCGCGGGTGCCGACGAGTTCGAGAAGTGGGAGAAGCGATACCTCCCCGCCCGCGACTACGGGACGCTCATCGTCACGACGAGCCACGGCGTCATGAGCCACTACGACGCCCGCGAACAGGGCATCGGTGGCCAAGTAATCGCCTACGTGTACTGA